A segment of the Panicum hallii strain FIL2 chromosome 1, PHallii_v3.1, whole genome shotgun sequence genome:
CAGGCGAGTCATGGTTGATATTGGTTGAGAACGAGCTCTTTCTTGCCAAGTGTCCATATATACATCCCCTCTCGTTGCTGCTGGTCGAGACGAGGCAAAGCAAGCTAAGGTTGGAATCAAGCACGCACTTACAAAAATGCTCCCAAGGTAGACCCAGACACGAGCACTGTCAGGTTAAGGTTAATTAACCCATCATTAGCCATTAGCATCGACAAGGACAGCATCAAGACCCCCAATTTTTGAGGTGCGGACACCATAAGACAAAAAGGGCGAGATAGACAAAGAGGTGGCCGGGCCAGCGCGGGCAGTACGTGTACTCGTGGTATGGGCCTTTGATTAACAGGAGGCCGGGTATTCGTTTAACTTAATAATAACCATTAAACAGAAGGGGGAAAGTGCAGCGGACTAACAAGAGGCCGGGTGACTACTGCGGCGTAGTAGTGTTAGTAGTAATTAAGAAAGGGGGGGTGTGGCCAGGGCCAGGGGAGAGGAACCACCCGAGTGCATGCACTCCCCCCCCCCCATTTTTTCCCAAAGATGTTGGCTTATAAAACTCACTCATCGCCGCCTGCCGTCACCTCAGCATTTGTGTGGTAGACTAGACTACGACGGGGGGGCACCGTATTTGCCGGGCCGGATGCAGTGTACCCGGTCCCAGAACTAACCTGGCTGCCCTCTTCTTTCTCCGATCCTGTCTCTCCCACgactggccggccggccggtcctCCAGCTCATCATCGCTCTCGACTAGGAGTATATAGCTAGCCGCCCTGCACCTGCAAGCTCCATCTCTTGCTCGCTCTAGCTCACTCCGCATCCGAAGCATAGTGACCTGGGCGACCGGCCGGCCGACCAACAACCGACAGCAGGATGATGGTGGTTGGATAGCGTCGGCGGCTGCGTGCATGTATGCATGGCTTGAAAAGATGCGCGCCGATCTCCTCgcatctcaccggcggcggcggcggcggcagcagcagcagcaggtgagGTATGGTacgccatatatatatatatgctcttGCACGGTCTCGTGCTCCATTTTTTCTTTTCCCTAGCTCGTTTCGTTCTCTTTCCTTTCCGGGATCGATCCAGGCAACGCATGTATGTAGGGAGAACGAAACTACGCTGCTCCATCCATCCATTCAATCAGATCACTGGAGTGTTTATTTGGTCGCCGTCGATTAAGGATGGATATACTGCTGTTTTGATGGTTACATCGTCTCACGCATGCAACTGCACATCATTTAATAAATCTCTGAAAGTTCTAGCTCGTCTCAGGGACGATAGACTAAATTAGAACATTTGTGAATCATGATCAACCCTAATGGCTAATGGGTCTACATACCGTACCTCTGGTCACATCGAAGCTCAAAGGTGCTCAAAGGGTCTCtttgaaaatattttatttattaAAGTTGTTTAGATATCAAAATAGTTAACCAAGGTATCGAGCAATAGGACTAAAAAAAATAAAGTTATTCATTGCATTTGTAGTAATGATGGTAAGGAGAGATCGCGTGAAATATAGAGAGAGCGGAAGCCCTGAAAACCATGGAACCTCTTGACAAAATCTTCAGGTTTCGTTGGCCTTGATTCAAAGCACTTCCCTGTTTGTATTTTTAACTGATCTAAGGGAACGAGAAAAAAACGGTGTAGCTGGTATTAGGCCGAGTTAAACCAGCTAGTGGCGTAGGACAGATTAAAGCTGAGGCGTGGCGCAGCTGAGCCAGACATAGCTCCAAGCTTCGTTTCATGGCTGAAGTGTGGAGAAAAATGCTGAAGAAATCTGACAAATAGATGAGGACGAGATACTCCTAGCAAACCAAGGTATGGCGGCGGTATATATATACATGTTGAGATCAGCTGGTCAAGTCTGACGAAGGACCAAGCCATATCGCATATGCAAGAGAACACTGGAGATAGCGAAGAAAATACACTTGACCATAAGATGAGACTCACGACACGAGGCCCTCCATATAGTGCATTTACATGGTCGTTTGGTCCGAATAAAGAGAAACGGTAGGTGATCCACTGTCAAGTACTGATGAAGAGCATCAACGAGACTACAATATTGTGCAGGATCAGCAACATATGCATGGTTTATTGGTTTTATACACAGAATCTCATCATAGCGGTAACGAAAAAACCCGTACAGTTCAGCACAACATGCTCATCAATACACAAAGTAGAAAATTGTGCTGCGCGTGCGCTACTCTATTTCATTGATTTACTCACTCTCTTTGCACACTCATCACAGAGTAAGGTAAGGCAAGAAATTGACCTAGTACCTCAtgttgaccatcttgagctttaAAAGCAGCGTTCCGGCCGGAGGGCAAGCCGAGAGGGGGCCAGCCACCGCCATCGTTTCCTCGAAGCGGCGCACGTGAATGCCGTCGTCGCTGACATCACCGCCAGGCGGGAGGACGACGACGGCTCACctcgtccccggccggcacaagTGCCATGACCCAAGCACGCCGAGGGGCTTCTGCGCCAAGTACTTCTCCGTGGAGTCGTGCCTCCTGCTCGCGCTCATCAccgtgctgctgctggtgctccCGCTCGTCCTGCCaccgctcccgccgccgccgctggcggtGCTGCTCGTGCCGGTGGCGCTGATGGCGGTGCTGCTGGCGCTGGCGCTcacgccggcggccggtggcCGGAACGAGGTCGTGGACCCGGCGTCCTACTTATAGTACGTCTTGTAGATTGATGTGAATTACAAGAAAATTTTTGAGGGGACAAAGGTTTTGATTCGAGTGTACGTTGGATCGATTTCAAACGCATATTGAGGATGTTCTTTTGTTAGTTTTCTCTTCGTTAGATGCTTGTAACTTTATATGGTCTCCGTCTATGTTTGTCTAGtattttgttttatttttgaCTTGACATCTTGCTTTTTGTTAAAATGTAATTATTATTAGTACGTTGGAACGGAGGCTGGCTACATGGTGGTGCACCACTAGATCCTTATCTAATGGCCAACCACTTAGAGCAAACAACTCAGTTTTTATAGAATAAAAAAATGTTGTGCAGCTTGAAGAATTGTCAAATGAGCCATATAATTAAAAATAAATGCTAAAATAGGAAGTAAAACGTTGACTAAATAAATATTGTTCATAGGATaagaaaaaaattgaaaaataaAAACAGTTAGAATGAACTATATAGTGAAAAGATGTGGCATCTTTGAAAGAATGTTGATAGAAAAAAATGCTAAAATAGGAAATAAAATGTTGAGTAAAGAAATGTTGTTCATAGGATAAGAACAAAAATGttgaaaaagaaaaacagttaGAATGAACTATATAGTGAAAAGATGTGGCATCTTTGAAAGAATGTTGACTAGAAAAAGGTTGAAAAATTGTTGACTAGAAAAAAAGTTGACAAAACATATATTGCATGGAGGACATGTTGAGTTGTCAAAAGTTGGTACTGAAAAATGTTGAAATAGGAAAAAAATGGAGTGAACTCTTTCTAATGAACAAAATAATGCATCTTGGATTGAAGAATAAAAATGTTGAGTAGAAAATGTTTAGAGAAACATATATTGCATAGAAAAATGCCATTGGCTCTTGATAAGAAGAAAATGTTGCCATTGGATCTTGATGTAGTTTTTGATCACTGTTTGTATCCTCCATGCACAACTATTTGGGTATTCCATTGTAAGTATATTTTTACTAACTACTAGATTCATTTACAAGTGATTCTCTTTTATAGTTACGAGTCTTATTCTGCTACTTGAGTTGTAAGAAAATTGGTGTATGTATAGAGCTTACGTTTGCTACAACATACTCCCACCAAATGTAATATAAAGTTACAGAAAGTATTTGCCAAAACTGCAACTTGCAACCAGAAGAAAATAAACAAATGTAACTAAAAAGTATGGTGTAAATAAGTAGAAAATCAGTTGTGTTTATTGACTCTAGCTTCCTTTACTTGATCATTCCATAGTAGCTACTAATCTTGTTAAAAAGCGTGGGATGATCATCTGCAGGGTTTAAGGCCCAACAAAAATTGAAATAAATCAGTTTTTTCTTTCACGAAACATACCTCCGAGGGATTGATATGAATTATCTTGAGATTGATAAAGTCACAACATGCAAGTTGTTGGTGTCATCCAGCATATTACCTACCACTAAAAGGATAGCACCATCGTTAATTGCTGAAATAAATGGGACAAAATGCGAGGACCTATACCATGCCTAGGTTCGAACCCACCTGAGCTGTGCTGTCGTAGATCTTATTGCACGCATGTTTACGGATATGTGAATTTACGGAGTAGTTTAAAAAGGCATAATAACACAAAATAAGTAAAATGCTTTCATAGAGTTTATTTGCCTTCATATacatgcatagatagatatataaACGCAAactgcaccccccccccccccccccccctcaacAGGCAATCGATAGACAAACTTCTCTTCTTACAAAAGCACTTTGTACATGACCATGAGGCCTGTGACGCACCAAAACTATTGCTACCACCAGTCCGCTGGAAGGCTGGGATTTTGGCAGCTACACACTGTTTTGTACACTCTTACACAACTTAATAAGGACCATACAATGTTTAATAAGCTTATTTACACTTGGTAAACCTCTCAAGATCCAACCAAGAAGGACGGCATGTGGCGCTCCAGAGCCATCACCAGATCCTTCCCCTGGCTCTCCGCGCCAGCCTGCTCCCCGAGTCGGCCCGTCGCCTCCACCAGCTCACCCCTCAGTCTCTGCGGCAGCAGCTGCCCGCCCGCCTCGCTCACACACGCCCGGTACAGGGGCAGGTAGGCAATGCCGAGCACCATCTGCGATGGGAGGGCATCCAGGCAGACAGGGGACGCGCCTCTCCTGAGGACCCTCATGACGTTCACGAAATGCGCCTTGCCAGCGCTCACCCCTTCGGCGAAGGCATCCTGAGACCAGTGCTCTTTCAGGAATGCGACCAGGTCGGGGGGCTCGCCGTTGGTGGCCCCCCTCGCGATGAGGTCTGCCGCCTCATATGTTGCGGCAGCGTCTCTTAGGAAGTTGGACCTCAGGAGGAAGGCAACGCCGTTGAGCGATCCGCTGCCCTGGCCATGAGCAGCTTTCAGGATCTGTGTGCTGAGAGCTTCGAGGATCTGCTGGGGGATCTGTTCAAGTAGGTAGGATGCCACCGTGAAATGGCCACTGGAGGCAGCGGTTGTGAGGGCGAGGCACATCTCAATCTCAGAAACACCTCGATTGACAAACCAGTGGATGACCTGCAAGCACCCACGCTCAGCAGCTTTTATCAGAGGACCAAGGAAAGAGGATGCATTCCCTTCATCAACCAAGCATGCCATTGTGTCCAACTTGCAGTAATGAGAAGCATACACTAGAGCCAGGTCAATGTCCACAGCCAAGCTGTTCTGATATGCAATCTGCATAAAGGGATACAAGTTACGGTTGTCATTGTCATGCTGTACTAACTCAGATGTACTACTTTCCAAAGATGTTTAAGGGTACAGTTGTTTGACAATTCTAGGATAATACAATATTTTTTAACATAAAGGAAAAGTGATTTTCACCTCCGTCCTGCGTACAAAGAAATAAAATCTAACAGGAAGGACCTCATATCACCATAAATCTTTTTCAGGAAAAATTCTCTACAATGATGCAAATGCTACAAAATTTCAAGACCAAACTATACTTCTTCAGTAAATCAATATTTATGCACTAGGTCCAATCCCATTCCATGGAAAAGCGCAGAATGCCATGAAGAACTTTGAGAACATGCTCTAGAATGCAGAAAAAGTAGTTAAAAGACCAAAAACTTCGACCAAAAAATGGTAGTTACATTACTACAATAATATATTTTTAGTTAAAAGGAAAAGATAGTTTAGACGCCAATAACATTGCTCAACATTTTCAGGATAATATGGCAGGACtgtttcaaaagaaaaaaactgGTTTTTATTCCATTTACATCATAAGGAAACAAAATCTAAACCGGAAGGGCCTTATATTACAGTTAAACTTTTTCTGGCCAAACTGTAGAATAGTTCACAATTGCTACAAAATCCAAGATCAAACTATAATACATGAGCAATCTACTTTTTTGTTCAAAATGCATATAAGCCCAATACTATTCCATTAAACAGCACAAAATACTATTCCGTTGAACAGCACAAAATGCCTCAGCTAATTGGAGTACGACAAGCTCTCCGATGAAGATAAATAGTTAAAATCCCAAAAACTACAACATAACAGAAAAAAGGTAGCACATAACTATATAATATGATACTTTTTAAGTGCAAAGAAG
Coding sequences within it:
- the LOC112899963 gene encoding protein AUXIN-REGULATED GENE INVOLVED IN ORGAN SIZE-like; amino-acid sequence: MPSSLTSPPGGRTTTAHLVPGRHKCHDPSTPRGFCAKYFSVESCLLLALITVLLLVLPLVLPPLPPPPLAVLLVPVALMAVLLALALTPAAGGRNEVVDPASYL